The genome window TGTGGCCACGTTCCCGATGGTATTCCAGATAGGAATAGGTCTTTCCCGACTGGTTGTCGCAGAAGGTGCTTTGCGGTGTGAGCGTCTCGGCAATGCCATCAAAGGTGCATGTCTTGATCTTGCCGTCGGCAGTGGTGTAGCGGTGACGAAGCTTTTCGATACACCAGTTGGGGCGCTGCGCAAGCATCCATTGCAGGGTGACATGATCAGCCGCATTGATGGTGTGGCGCAGATCCAGTTGTAGCCAAGCGTCACCATCGGGAAGCACCAGAGGATCGAACTTCAGAGTGCGAAAGATTTTGAGGTAGTCGGCTCTGCATGGCTGCGCTGTTCGTTCGATGAGGGTGGGAACGTTGGCGCCGTTTTCAGGCCGCCAGCGGTTGCCGAGCTGGCGGGACCAGACAGGAAGGGCGTTTTTGACGATCTGGGTGAGCAGCTCTTGGATCGCGCGGCGTTCGCTCTCTTTTTGCGCTTCGAGCACGACCCGACGCGGGTTGGCGATCACGAACGGATATTGACGCCAAAGTCGGCCTTCGCATGTCGCTAGCGGCGCAAAGGTAAAGATGTTCCAGGTGCTGGCCCCGCATACGCCGACGACCGGAACGTAATCGTTGCTGTGACGCAACACGGCCGCACAGCCTCTGACGATCCTTGCGGGCGCCACGTCCTCCTCGGTCACTGGGCTGAGGAGTTGCAGGTCATAGCAATAGAGGGACAACTGGGCAAATGAACGATCGACGCGCAGCGCCAAGATGCCCAGTTCAGAACCGTTCTTCATGCCGCTCATTGCAAAGTCCCTTGTCCGTCATGGGAAGTTCTTGTGCCGATCGTTATTTTGCCGGAAAAGATGGTTGTTCTGCCTGTTCAACCACCGCACGCAGTACATGACGATGAAAAAAGTTTCCGTCACCGTCGTTATAGGAGTGTCAGGGTCAATTGCATAAAGGAACGAAACCATGATGCGTCGTGTTGGTGTCGTGTTTTCTGCAGCTGCTGTTCTGCTGGTCTCCGGTTGTGCGTCCACGATGTCTGCCAACGACTACGCGCGCAGCGCAGCCATGCAGGAGATGGAGGTCAAACTGGCCACCGTGCTGTCGGTTCGCCCGGTTCGCATCGAGGCACCTGAACACGCTGGCGGCGCAGGGGGAGCCACGGGCGCCTCTTTGGGCGCGATCGCTGGTTCCAACGTCGGCAGTGGCCGCGGAAGCTTAGCCGGGGCAATCGCAGGTGCGCTGATCGGTGGCGTCATCGGCGTGGTCGCCGACAAAGCGGCAAATACCCGTGAAGGAATCGAGATCGTCTACCGTCTGGACGACACGGGGGAGACCAAGGCGCTGGTCCAGGGGCGTGACGAATCGGCGGAAATCAAGCCGGGCGATCGCGTGCGGATCATGAAAATGGGTTCGCGCGTTCGGGCCGTGAAGCTTTGAGGTCGGGAAGCGGGCTGGGTTCGTGGCAACAGACGAAGAGAGGAGAAAAAGGATGTCGTTTTTTGGCAAGGTCTTCGCGAAGAAAGCAATCGCTTCTACCGACGAGCGGCACGAGCCGAAAGAGCCGATCAAGCCCGTGGTCGTGTCACCCAGCGAAGCCGAAAAGGTGGCGAACGACCACGATTTTGTCGATACCCAGTTGGCGCAGGCAATCGAGGCAGTGGCCCGGGAAGAGATGCGCCAAAAGGTCGCGGTTCGTCTGCCCCACGCCCAAATGACCGACGAGCAGCGCGACGTGGTCGAATCCACTGCGCCGTTCCTGGCGGTAAACGCTTACGCCGGTGCGGGCAAAACCCACACGCTCAAAAATTTCGCGCTCGCGCGCAGCGACGAAAAGCTGCTCTACGTGTGCTTCAACCGGAGCCTTGCTGAGGAAGCCAAGCGCAAGATGCCCAACAACGTGCGTGTCGGCACGATCCATGCCATTTGTTTCAACGAGTTCGCCAGGCATGTCTACAAAGACATCAACGGGAAGTTTTCCGGCAAACCGACGTCTGCCGACATCTATGAGGCGAGCGATTTCATCCGCCTGAAGTTGGGGCTTACTGAAGAGGGCTGGAAGCGGTTCTATTTTCCCAAGATCATCCGGCTGCTGGAGCAATTCACCAACAGCGACGCGCTTGACCTTCGCCAGTTTTTGGAAAAGGCGTTCGCCGAAGAGATCGCGCACAAGCGCTTGGAGCCGTTCGTCATCGATGCCGCGATCGAGACTTGGAATCTCATCGCCGACCCCCGTTCCAAGATCACCGCGTGGCACGACGTCTATGTGAAGATGTGGCATCTCAGCAACCCGTCGATCTCGGGCGGCTACCAGTACATCTTGCTCGACGAGGCGCAAGACGTCAGCCCGGTGATGTATGACATCTTCTTGCGCCAAGAGCATCTCACCCGGGTGCTGGTAGGCGATCGCCACCAATGCATCTACGGTTTCCGCGGTGCGATGAACGCGATGCAGCACGCGGTCGATCACGGCAACGCAACGGAAAAATACATGACGCAAAGCTTTCGCTTCGGCAACGAGGTGGCGCTTTTGGCTTCGCTCATCCTCCAATCGTGGAAAAAAGAGACGCGTCCGGTGCGTGGCAATCCGGCAATCCAGGACGAAGTGCGCAAAGCCACGACCGTGTTCGACCTTGCCCCCAGCGAACAGAGCGCGTACCTGGCCCGAACCAACGGCAAGCTCATCGACACGGCCATCTCGCTCATGGAGAAGAAGATCCCCTTCCAGTTTCTTGGCGAAGTGAAAGATTACCGTCTGCTGATGGCAAAAGAAGTGGCGTTTTTGAAAGCGAACAAAAGGGACAAACTGGGTACGTACCTGCGCAAATTCAAATCCTACGCTGACTACAAAGAGCAGGCCGAACGCGAAGACGACCAAGAAAAGCAGGCGATCTGCCGCCTGGTGGAAAAGTACGGCAAGGATCTCCCGCAGCTGGTGGAGTCGCTCGAACGCACGGTCTCCAAACAAGGGGTAGTGCTTACCACCGCACACAAGAGCAAAGGCGCCGAGTGGGCAGAGGTAATGCTGGCCGATGATTTCCCAAGCCTGATCAATCTCAGGAGCACAAGCAAGTTGAACGCAATCTCCGATCAGGAAGCCAATCTCTACTACGTGGCAGTGACGCGCGCACAGCGCACACTCTACGTACCCAACGACTGTTACCAGTTCTATCGGGCAGGTAAGCGGGTGCAGGGAGGATAGTGGCGTGCTCGGTCCGTTCGTCCTGCCGAGGCCTGCGACCGGTTTCGGTCACGAGCAAGGAATGATTTCAACCATCGATGAAAGGAAAAGCGATGCATATGCGGCAATATCTGGTGCGTGTGCGCGACGGTGTGGCAAAGATCGACCGCAGCGATGAAATAGTGGCCCGCCACGGGGTGATCTTCGTATTCCACCGGATTCCCGTCTGGATGGCGTGGCTGTTTCAGATCGGTTTTCGGTTCGACATACTGTTCCTCACGCTGCGGTTCGACAAAGTATTGGTGCGCCTCGAAGCGTTGCCCGATGGCCGCTTCGCGGTACAGACCCCAACCGGCGTCTCCGTTGCCGGTTACGGGGTCCTGGTTCCGGGCTACTTCCAGGGCCGCAGCAATGTGCGGCAGGGTGAACTGCTGGTGCGCGAATCCCGACCCATTTTCGGCTGGATTCCGCGCACGCTGCGCAACGACGAACATCGGATTTAATTCTCGAGTGAAAGGAGCCAATCATGCGGTATCTGCTCATCGCGCTTTTTGTCTGACCACGTTCGCATCTGCCGGGGCGTTTGCCGAAAACGCCGCTCCGCTTGGCCTGGAAGTGGGGGTTGCCGATCTCAACACCGTGAAAAAGCGACTGGGCGGCAAAACTCCGTTGCAGCAGGCGGGCGTAAACGAGGTGAGCGGTGGCCCGATCCTCAAAAGCAACGGCGCAGGCTTGGGAATCGACGGGATCGAAGAGCTCTCGTTCGTCTTCGACAAAACAGGCAAGCTCGTGGCAGTAATGATGCAAATGGGCAAACACCGGCTGCGTGAAGTAACAGCCGCGTTGCGCAAAAAATACAAAGTGCAGCAAGAAAACATCCCGTTTGTCGGAGACGCTTCGGCCATCTACGAGCAAGGGGACAGCCTGGTGATTCTCAACGCTCCGCACCTCTCCTTTTCGATGACGGTCCTCTACGGAACCCGAGCGTTTCTGCAACAGACCTTGGAAAAGTACTCCCAAGAGCAAGAGGCGCATCAACGGCGGCAAGAGTCGCTGCTCTGACCTGCTGACCGCACGTCCCGCAGCAAAAGGGCCGCTTCCGGTTACCGGGAGCGGCCTCGACGGTTTTGCACACCCTGAGACGTTCGCGTAACCTGACATTTCCGTTTTCCCCACCCATACAACGACAAAACGCCCACGCCGCTTCATCGCAAGCCGTCGCTGCGCCCATCACAGCATCCTTCCATCCCCATCGCGCTCAAGGCCTGACGCTGCAGCTTTCCGGTACGGAAATAGGGATCTACCGAAACAAAGAAAAGCAGGTTTCTGTAAAAAAGCAAAAAATGCAGCCGACCAGCGCGCCGGTCGGCTGCAGCACTCCATGAACACGGTGACAAGCCCAACCGGTTGGGATAAGGGTGTCGACTCGGCCCGTTTCACAAGAGGTCCCGAATTTTGGTAAAAATTTTGTGTTTTTTCGTCATGCTGCGCCCTCACGCACGCACCGCATCGACCGCCACGACGTTACGCGCGCGCTTGCTGAATTCGATGCCGACAAGATGTACCGGCAGCCCTCCCCCGCGGTACTTCTCAGCGTACCCTTTGGCCAGGAGTTGCGCCAGCGCCGCTCCTTCGGGTTCGTCTGGAACGACCTTGAATTCGAAGAGGTAAATGCGCTCCGGAAGCTTCACCGTGAGGTCGATGCAGCCGTGGTGGGTGACGTCCTCAGCAATGAGCTCCAGCCCCAGCGCCGCGAGGTGGCTGTAGAAGACGCTGGCCCAGTACCCTTCGTAGTGGGTGATGGGGTTTTTGCGGTACCAGTCGTGCGGGATGCTCGCGTAGAGGCGTTCGAGGTGGTGGCGCAGTAAGGTCGTGTCGGCTCGCACCAGCGCTTCATAGGCGCTCAGGGTCACTTGTTCGGCCAGCGAGGGGTCGCCCATCAGCCCTTTGAGCAGCGCATCGTTGAGGCTGTAGGCGACTTCCAGGTTGGGGTAGCCCAGTTCGTATTCGATGCGTGCGCCGATGCGCCGCTGTCCGTGAAAGGTCAGGTACCCGGTCTGCCACAGGAGCGCCTCTGGGGCCATCGTGTCGACGTCGAACGCCGACAAGAGCTCCTCGGTGGCATAGAGCCGTTCCAATTGTGGGGTGAAAAAGCGCCGCGCTTTGAGTAGATCGATCAGGAAGGTGGGTGTGCCCGTTTCGAACCAGTAGGGGCGAAATTCGCGCTTTTGAAAGAGGAGCAGCAGGTCAAAAGGGTTGTAGACCGCTTCCCCCAGCCAGTTGTAGCCGTTGTACCAGTGACGGATCTGGTCGCGATCGAGCCCTTCGAGCTCCGGGGCGAAGATGGTGTCGAGGTCTTCCTCGGTGTAGCCGCAGATGGCCGAGTACTGGGCGTCGACGGTGATGTCGTTGAGGTTGTTGAGGCCCGAGAAGATCGAGGCTTTGCTGAATTTGGATACGCCGGTGAGAAACGCAAAGCGAACATGCGCATCCTGCCCTTTGATCACCGAGTAGAGGTTGCGCAACCCTTCGCGCATCGCGCGCGCAACCTCAGGCGTGGTGAGGTTGTCGAGAATCGGTTTGTCGTATTCGTCAACAAGCACCACGACGCGCCGGCCCGCTTTTTCCGCGACGCGTTCGATGAGCCGCTTGAAGCGCAGGTGGGTGTCCGTCGGGGGCGGTTCGATGGTTACGCCCAGCCGTTCGGCGTTGTCGCTCAAAAGCACGTGGATGTGTTCGTCGAGCGCGGCGGCCGTTTGCAGCCGTCCTTCGGCGAAGCTCAGCCGCACCACCGGGTAGCGGACGTTCCAATCCCAGCGGTCATGAACAAAGAGCCCGCGAAAGAGCGGCTCGTTTCCGGCGAACAGCTCGGCGAGCGTGTCGAGAAAGAGGCTTTTGCCGAAGCGCCGCGGACGGGAGAGGAAGTAGTATTTCCCTTCACTGACAAGCCGCCAGGCGTACGCCGTTTTGTCGACGTAGTAGTAGCCCTCTTCGCGGATTTCGCGAAAGGTTTGGATCCCGATCGGGAGTTTGCGACGCACGGCCTTTGCCGCGCTGCTGGTCATGGTCGTTTCCTGCAAGCCGCCTGTTGCGACCATTTTCGCACGAAACCGCGATCGCTCTTGACCTGGAGTCGGAACGTTTATCGCTCGCCCGCTCCCCCCGCGCTCTCCAGTGCCATTGCGCCCATCCCCATCGCGTTCAAGGCCTGACGCTGCAGCTTTTTGGTACGGAAAAGGGATCTACCGAAACAAAGAAAAGCAGGTTTCTGTAAAAAAGCAAAAAATGCAGCCGATCAGCGCGCCGGTCGGCTGCAGCACTCCATGAACACGGTGACAAGCCCAACCGGTTGGGATAACCGTGTCGACCAAAAGAGGTTCCGAATTTCTGTAAAAAATTTGCGCAATTTGGCTCGCGCCGCGCTTTGTCCGCAGTGCCGTAAAATCGAACCGGTTGCCCCCTTCTTGCTTGTGATGACCCAAGAACACGATACCGGCTACAAGCTCCTTTTTGCCCATCCCGAGATGGTGCGCGATCTGCTCATCGGGTTCGTTCCCGAGCCTTGGGTGCAGACGCTCGACTTTTCGACCCTCGAGCGGGTAAACGCCAGTTACGTCTCAGAGAAAGGCGATGCGCGCCACGAGGATATGGTCTGGAAGGTGCGCTTCGAGAACCATTGGCTCTATGTCTATCTCTTGTTGGAGTTCCAGGCGCAGCCCGACCGCTGGATGGCGCTGCGCATGCTCGTCTATCTCGGGCTTTTGTATCAGGATCTGGTGCGCCGCAACGAGTTGACGCCTGAGGGGAAGTTGCCGCCGGTGTTGCCGATCGTGCTCTATAACGGCACGCCCCGCTGGAACGCCGCCGAGGAGATCGGCGAATTGATCGCGCACGGGCCTGAGCCGCTCAGACGCTGGCAGCCACAAGCGCGCTACCTCTTGATCGACGAGGGGCGTTATCTGCCCGAGGCGCTCACCAAGCGTAACCTTGCTGCGGCGCTCTTTCGGCTCGAACATTCGCGTAGCCCCGAGGATATGCGCCGTGTGGTTCAGGAACTGATCGAGTGGCTCGCCGAACCGGAACAGAAGCCGCTGCGCTTCAGTCTCACCCGGTGGTTACTGCGGCTGTTGCGGCGTAAAATGGAGAAAGGCACGGTCGAGGTACCTGACGTCTCGGATTTACTGGAGGTCGATACGATGTTGGCCGAACGCATCGAGAGTTGGACCAGGGAGTGGTGGGAGCAGGGGTTGCAGCAGGGGTTGCAGCAGGGATTGCAGCAAGGTGAGGAAAAGGGTTTTTACCTCGGCGAGCTGCAAACCTTGCAGCGGCAGCTCACCAAACGCTTCGGGCCGCTTCCGGAATCGGTGCAGGTGCGCCTGAGCACCGCAAGCCGCGAGGAGATCGAGCGCTGGCTCGATCGGGTGCTCGACGCGCACACGCTCGACGAGGTCTTTTCCGAGTAGCACGAACGCCTCCCGATCTCGGGCCTGCGCACGCTCCCGGTCATCGGCAATATCATAGGCGCAAATCACGGTATGGGTCATCGCGTAACCAGACGTTTCCGCCTTCCCCACCCATACAACGACAAAATGCCCACGCTGCTTCATCGCAAGCCGTCGCTGCACCCATCACAGCATCCTTCCATCCCCATCGCGCTCAAGGCCTGACGCTGCAGCTTTCCGGTACGGAAATGGGGATCTACCGAAACAAAGAAAAGCAGGTTTCTGTAAAAAAGCAAAAAATGCAGCCGACCAGCGCGCCGGTCGGCTGCAGCACTCCATGAACACGGTGACAAGCCCAACCGGTTGGGATAACAGTGTCGACTTTGTTCGCATCGCATGGGTCGGGCGTATGGGTCACAAGCCCAACCGGTTGGGATAACAGTGTCGACCCAGAAATGGAGGGGGCACTGTTTTTCGTGTGTCACAAGCCCAACCGGTTGGGATAACAGTGTCGACCATTGGCCGAATTCCGAACTTTGTGCCGCTACAGTCACAAGCCCAACCGGTTGGGATAACAGTGTCGACTCTACCCTTTCAGATCCCTTGTGGCGCAAGGCTTTCCGCCCCATTCCATTCGGGACCTCCTCAATTTTGGCACGAAAGCGGCCCGTTTCACAAGAGGTCCCGAATTTTGTCAAAAATAGTAGGTTTTTTCTACCCATTCGCGCACCTGGTCGTGTTCGATCGCTTGGCGCAATGACGCCACGACGCTACGTATCTCTTGCTCCAGCGGGCGTTCGCCGCCCCGCACCATTTTGTCGAACGCCAACAGAAACGTCCGTCGCGCGTCAGGAGAGAGCCGCCACGACGCCGCATCGGGCAAAAAGTCGGCTTCGTCGATCTGTCTTCGTCCCCAAAGCGCCAGAATCAGCCGGTCGACTGCCGCCCGGAACGGTTCTACCACGTCGAACACCAGCGACGGATAGCGTCCAGCACTGCTGTGCAGCGCGCCCAGATACGGATCGAGCCCCTCCACCCGCACCCATCGCTCCACGACCGGAATGAGCAGCGTGTAGCCGAAATTGAGCAGTGCGTTGAGCAGATCCTTTGCTGGACGCGACCGCCCCTGCCAGCGCCCCCACGCCGCATGTTGCGTCGCCAGCCACGGGTAATAGCGTCGCGCAGCACTCCCCTCGACACCGCGCACCGCCGCAACGCGCTGACATCGT of Hydrogenophilus thermoluteolus contains these proteins:
- a CDS encoding outer membrane lipoprotein, which translates into the protein MMRRVGVVFSAAAVLLVSGCASTMSANDYARSAAMQEMEVKLATVLSVRPVRIEAPEHAGGAGGATGASLGAIAGSNVGSGRGSLAGAIAGALIGGVIGVVADKAANTREGIEIVYRLDDTGETKALVQGRDESAEIKPGDRVRIMKMGSRVRAVKL
- a CDS encoding UvrD-helicase domain-containing protein encodes the protein MSFFGKVFAKKAIASTDERHEPKEPIKPVVVSPSEAEKVANDHDFVDTQLAQAIEAVAREEMRQKVAVRLPHAQMTDEQRDVVESTAPFLAVNAYAGAGKTHTLKNFALARSDEKLLYVCFNRSLAEEAKRKMPNNVRVGTIHAICFNEFARHVYKDINGKFSGKPTSADIYEASDFIRLKLGLTEEGWKRFYFPKIIRLLEQFTNSDALDLRQFLEKAFAEEIAHKRLEPFVIDAAIETWNLIADPRSKITAWHDVYVKMWHLSNPSISGGYQYILLDEAQDVSPVMYDIFLRQEHLTRVLVGDRHQCIYGFRGAMNAMQHAVDHGNATEKYMTQSFRFGNEVALLASLILQSWKKETRPVRGNPAIQDEVRKATTVFDLAPSEQSAYLARTNGKLIDTAISLMEKKIPFQFLGEVKDYRLLMAKEVAFLKANKRDKLGTYLRKFKSYADYKEQAEREDDQEKQAICRLVEKYGKDLPQLVESLERTVSKQGVVLTTAHKSKGAEWAEVMLADDFPSLINLRSTSKLNAISDQEANLYYVAVTRAQRTLYVPNDCYQFYRAGKRVQGG
- a CDS encoding ATP-binding protein, encoding MTSSAAKAVRRKLPIGIQTFREIREEGYYYVDKTAYAWRLVSEGKYYFLSRPRRFGKSLFLDTLAELFAGNEPLFRGLFVHDRWDWNVRYPVVRLSFAEGRLQTAAALDEHIHVLLSDNAERLGVTIEPPPTDTHLRFKRLIERVAEKAGRRVVVLVDEYDKPILDNLTTPEVARAMREGLRNLYSVIKGQDAHVRFAFLTGVSKFSKASIFSGLNNLNDITVDAQYSAICGYTEEDLDTIFAPELEGLDRDQIRHWYNGYNWLGEAVYNPFDLLLLFQKREFRPYWFETGTPTFLIDLLKARRFFTPQLERLYATEELLSAFDVDTMAPEALLWQTGYLTFHGQRRIGARIEYELGYPNLEVAYSLNDALLKGLMGDPSLAEQVTLSAYEALVRADTTLLRHHLERLYASIPHDWYRKNPITHYEGYWASVFYSHLAALGLELIAEDVTHHGCIDLTVKLPERIYLFEFKVVPDEPEGAALAQLLAKGYAEKYRGGGLPVHLVGIEFSKRARNVVAVDAVRA
- a CDS encoding Rpn family recombination-promoting nuclease/putative transposase gives rise to the protein MTQEHDTGYKLLFAHPEMVRDLLIGFVPEPWVQTLDFSTLERVNASYVSEKGDARHEDMVWKVRFENHWLYVYLLLEFQAQPDRWMALRMLVYLGLLYQDLVRRNELTPEGKLPPVLPIVLYNGTPRWNAAEEIGELIAHGPEPLRRWQPQARYLLIDEGRYLPEALTKRNLAAALFRLEHSRSPEDMRRVVQELIEWLAEPEQKPLRFSLTRWLLRLLRRKMEKGTVEVPDVSDLLEVDTMLAERIESWTREWWEQGLQQGLQQGLQQGEEKGFYLGELQTLQRQLTKRFGPLPESVQVRLSTASREEIERWLDRVLDAHTLDEVFSE